In Xiphophorus maculatus strain JP 163 A chromosome 18, X_maculatus-5.0-male, whole genome shotgun sequence, a single genomic region encodes these proteins:
- the scn3b gene encoding sodium channel subunit beta-3 isoform X1: MLTLHRVQQQTLLLLLFVVHLSRPVCVDVASDTEAVLGSSMKLTCISCLKREELKPNTSVNWYFTSSENNTYDRIHIFERNNGDDKRVDGPFRNRLIWNGSKDLQDVSLSILNVSESDRGIYECRVNRTFEFGVYMPSTLTTKNITLTVKEKASNDIAAIYSEIMMYVLLVFLTLWLLVEMVYCYRKISKSDEQAQDTATNYLAVPSEQKDNPVAPVTE, translated from the exons ATGCTAACTCTGCACAGAGTTCAACAGCAAACgttgcttctgttgttgttcGTCG tCCACCTGAGCAGGCCAGTATGTGTCGATGTGGCGTCCGATACGGAAGCAGTGCTGGGAAGCTCCATGAAGCTGACATGCATCTCTTGTTTGAAGAGGGAGGAACTCAAACCAAACACAAGTGTGAATTGGTATTTCACGTCAAGTGAAAACAACACATATGACAGAATTCAT ATTTTCGAAAGGAATAATGGAGATGACAAAAGAGTGGATGGACCTTTTAGAAACCGTCTGATCTGGAATGGTAGCAAAGACCTGCAAGACGTCTCCCTTTCGATACTAAATGTCTCAGAGAGCGACCGTGGTATTTACGAGTGCCGTGTTAATCGTACGTTTGAATTTGGAGTCTATATGCCATCGACACTGACAACAAAGAACATCACACTGACCGTGAAAGAAAAAG CCTCCAATGACATTGCCGCAATCTACTCTGAGATCATGATGTATGTCCTGCTGGTGTTCTTGACCTTGTGGCTGCTGGTGGAAATGGTCTACTGCTACAGGAAGATCTCAAAATCTGATGAGCAAGCGCAGGACACAGC GACAAACTACCTAGCCGTTCCTTCTGAGCAGAAAGACAATCCAGTCGCTCCTGTTACCGAATAA
- the scn3b gene encoding sodium channel subunit beta-3 isoform X2, whose amino-acid sequence MLTLHRVQQQTLLLLLFVVHLSRPVCVDVASDTEAVLGSSMKLTCISCLKREELKPNTSVNWYFTSSENNTYDRIHIFERNNGDDKRVDGPFRNRLIWNGSKDLQDVSLSILNVSESDRGIYECRVNRTFEFGVYMPSTLTTKNITLTVKEKASNDIAAIYSEIMMYVLLVFLTLWLLVEMVYCYRKISKSDEQAQDTAY is encoded by the exons ATGCTAACTCTGCACAGAGTTCAACAGCAAACgttgcttctgttgttgttcGTCG tCCACCTGAGCAGGCCAGTATGTGTCGATGTGGCGTCCGATACGGAAGCAGTGCTGGGAAGCTCCATGAAGCTGACATGCATCTCTTGTTTGAAGAGGGAGGAACTCAAACCAAACACAAGTGTGAATTGGTATTTCACGTCAAGTGAAAACAACACATATGACAGAATTCAT ATTTTCGAAAGGAATAATGGAGATGACAAAAGAGTGGATGGACCTTTTAGAAACCGTCTGATCTGGAATGGTAGCAAAGACCTGCAAGACGTCTCCCTTTCGATACTAAATGTCTCAGAGAGCGACCGTGGTATTTACGAGTGCCGTGTTAATCGTACGTTTGAATTTGGAGTCTATATGCCATCGACACTGACAACAAAGAACATCACACTGACCGTGAAAGAAAAAG CCTCCAATGACATTGCCGCAATCTACTCTGAGATCATGATGTATGTCCTGCTGGTGTTCTTGACCTTGTGGCTGCTGGTGGAAATGGTCTACTGCTACAGGAAGATCTCAAAATCTGATGAGCAAGCGCAGGACACAGC ATACTAA